A genome region from Anopheles stephensi strain Indian chromosome 2, UCI_ANSTEP_V1.0, whole genome shotgun sequence includes the following:
- the LOC118504995 gene encoding X-ray repair cross-complementing protein 6, with product MSADWRANRSDDEEDEQEEAFAGRSGLILTVDCADYMFEQEGGESESRFVEVLHIIEAMMRNKVVTNETDLVGVVFYNTEKNPAPESEEELQPGLVAPRQCAIYLPLSTTSVETIRKVRGMRESNDLFDFDAKYGHAQGTSLSNVLWLCSRMFSHCGYKLSQSTIVLFTSNDAPHDSSSSEYQQALVKARDLQQNEIFVELVPMSGHFDCDKFYKEFLCTVLEEDMADFEPPVYEKSKERLLYRLFVKSYKKRSMAHLKWHLSDEIALGVNVYTLRRSPRYPKKVRLLRSTNEVIVSKRVHVASTLNEDGAQEESKVILPGEQRKSITIGGEKVSFKPEEVTQMKQLLQPGIRLLGFKPSSVINIRNHFRSCLFLYPNEGYINGSTTLFRALYEKCLEKDQVAFCMLTMRRKQPSKLVALVPQQELAHDPLGEADRHCGFRVEFIPFAGDIRKLSMLEETTGVPEVTDEQTDLFKKMIKKVKFKFHPSHFEDPSSQNLYINIESLVFDVEDAELIDSTRPDCDRIDAKLEPILTDMERLFGEDPEEAPKRRRNDGANNDGEPKAKEPRVLPANDEELLRMVKDGKVQSLTVAMLKDYLQKQGVRGLSQLTKSGLVDKILAIQAD from the exons ATGAGTGCGGATTGGCGTGCAAATCGTTCCGACGATGAAGAGGATGAGCAGGAGGAAGCTTTCGCTGGCCGTTCGGGGCTTATACTGACCGTGGACTGTGCTGACTACATGTTCGAACAGGAAGGTGGTGAATCGGAATCCCGGTTTGTGGAAGTGCTCCACATCATCGAGGCAATGATGCGCAACAAGGTGGTCACAAACGAAACGGATTTA GTTGGAGTGGTTTTCTACAACACCGAGAAAAATCCGGCCCCGGAAAGTGAGGAAGAATTGCAACCGGGCCTCGTTGCACCGCGACAATGTGCCATCTATCTGCCGCTTAGCACCACTTCCGTCGAAACGATTCGTAAAGTGCGTGGTATGCGTGAATCGAACGATTTGTTCGATTTCGATGCAAAGTATGGCCACGCGCAGGGTACCAGCCTATCGAATGTGCTGTGGCTCTGTTCACGGATGTTTTCCCACTGTGGGTACAAACTGTCCCAGTCCACGATCGTACTGTTTACGAGCAATGATGCACCACacgatagcagcagcagcgagtaTCAGCAAGCATTGGTAAAGGCCAGAGATTTGCAGCAGAATGAAATTTTTGTTGAGCTGGTACCGATGAGCGGCCACTTCGATTGCGACAAGTTTTACAAAGAGTTCCTGTGTACCGTGCTGGAGGAAGATATGGCTGATTTCGAGCCACCGGTGTATGAAAAGTCGAAGGAAAGGCTTCTGTATCGTTTGTTTGTGAAAAGCTATAAGAAGCGATCGATGGCGCACCTAAAGTGGCACCTGTCGGATGAGATAGCATTGGGCGTGAACGTCTACACGTTACGGAG GAGTCCACGCTATCCCAAAAAGGTGAGACTCCTAAGATCAACCAACGAGGTGATCGTGTCAAAACGAGTGCACGTGGCCAGCACCTTAAACGAAGATGGAGCTCAGGAAGAATCCAAAGTGATTTTACCCGGTGAGCAAAG GAAATCGATCACGATCGGTGGCGAAAAGGTTTCGTTTAAGCCGGAAGAAGTCACCCAGATGAAACAGCTATTGCAACCAGGAATACGCCTGCTGGGATTTAAACCTTCGTCAGTGATCAACATACGTAATCATTTTCGCAGTTGCTTATTTCTGTATCCGAACGAAGGCTATATTAACGGATCCACTACACTGTTCCGTGCACTGTACGAAAAATGTCTTGAGAAGGATCAGGTGGCCTTCTGTATGCTCACCATGCGACGAAAACAACCTTCCAA GTTGGTAGCATTGGTACCTCAACAGGAGCTAGCTCACGATCCTTTGGGCGAAGCAGATCGTCATTGTGGTTTTCGTGTTGAGTTTATTCCATTCGCTG GTGACATTCGAAAGTTGTCCATGCTTGAGGAAACCACCGGAGTTCCGGAGGTGACAGACGAACAGACGGATCTGTTCAAAAAGATGATCAAAAAGGTTAAGTTCAAATTTCATCCTTCACACTTTGAGGACCCATCGTCACAAAACCTGTACATCAACATCGAGTCGCTGGTGTTCGACGTGGAAGATGCGGAGCTGATCGATTCCACACGACCCGATTGTGACAGAATTGACGCGAAGCTGGAACCAATATTGACCGATATGGAGCGCCTGTTTGGCGAG GATCCCGAGGAAGCGCCAAAGCGTCGTCGAAACGACGGAGCGAACAATGATGGTGAACCGAAAGCGAAAGAGCCACGTGTGTTACCAGCCAACGACGAAGAACTACTTCGAATGGTGAAAGATGGCAAG GTGCAAAGTTTAACCGTGGCCATGCTAAAAGATTATCTACAGAAACAAGGCGTCCGCGGCCTTTCGCAGCTGACAAAATCGGGCCTAGTTGATAAGATTCTTGCCATACAAGCAGATTGA